A region from the Corallococcus caeni genome encodes:
- a CDS encoding 3-oxoacyl-[acyl-carrier-protein] synthase III C-terminal domain-containing protein — protein sequence MTDATFALLGVGAAVPDAVRGNDDPLFEPLRRAAGSGGEHALFYGNRERRVLAPGESLAALTAKAGAAALRDAGLTVADVDRLYGYVSVSEFVTPNALYAVHRDLGLSQGTLVVPVQADFVNFLMGIVLAWEALRAGSIQHALVVVGAAWTRNVDYTQGHAIGIGDGAGAVVVGAGTRLALVDWAADTFSDEYGAMMMGVRPESGIAHPTYGIAPAEGVKAFLNSGMNGPPRLVERLLAKHGVARDDVTLISHQATRKLMDHWAKEIRPREYLDTFEDYGNMVHASMPVTLARFHRELRTKYLVMVGLGIGAHQLALLVRV from the coding sequence ATGACGGACGCGACCTTCGCGCTCCTGGGAGTCGGTGCCGCGGTCCCCGACGCGGTGCGCGGCAACGACGACCCGCTGTTCGAGCCCCTGCGCCGCGCCGCCGGAAGTGGCGGCGAGCACGCGCTCTTCTACGGCAACCGCGAGCGCCGCGTGCTGGCGCCCGGCGAGTCCCTGGCCGCGCTCACCGCGAAGGCGGGCGCCGCCGCGCTGCGGGACGCGGGGCTGACGGTCGCGGACGTGGACCGGCTGTACGGCTACGTGTCGGTGTCGGAGTTCGTCACGCCGAACGCGCTCTACGCCGTGCACCGGGACCTGGGCCTTTCGCAGGGCACGCTGGTGGTGCCGGTGCAGGCGGACTTCGTCAACTTCCTCATGGGCATCGTGCTGGCCTGGGAGGCCCTGCGCGCGGGCAGCATCCAGCACGCGCTGGTGGTGGTGGGCGCCGCGTGGACCCGCAACGTGGACTACACGCAGGGCCACGCCATTGGCATTGGCGACGGGGCGGGCGCGGTGGTGGTGGGCGCGGGCACCCGGCTCGCGCTGGTGGACTGGGCCGCGGACACCTTCAGCGACGAGTACGGCGCGATGATGATGGGCGTGCGGCCGGAGTCCGGCATCGCGCACCCCACCTATGGCATCGCGCCCGCGGAGGGCGTGAAGGCGTTCCTGAACTCGGGGATGAACGGGCCGCCCCGGCTGGTGGAGCGGCTGCTCGCGAAGCACGGCGTGGCGCGCGACGACGTGACGCTCATCTCCCACCAGGCCACGCGCAAGCTGATGGACCACTGGGCGAAGGAGATCCGCCCGCGCGAGTACCTGGACACCTTCGAGGACTACGGGAACATGGTGCACGCGTCCATGCCGGTGACGCTGGCCCGGTTCCACCGCGAGCTGCGCACGAAGTACCTGGTGATGGTCGGCCTGGGCATTGGCGCGCACCAGCTGGCGCTGCTGGTGCGCGTCTAG
- a CDS encoding serine/threonine-protein kinase, with protein sequence MTRSADGELHIDSVLRNTYKVVSVLGRGGMGSVFLAQHLRLPGKQVAVKVLRVGDHVGPDLHVRFRREAEIASRLGHPNIVEVLDFDTLEDGSPFLVLEYLRGESLADRLRRGRLSLEEVFSFTRQMGSALQTAHRAGIVHRDLKPANIFLVPTDSGGVVGERVKLLDFGISKVMSSETLQTQEAVLIGTPQYMSPEQAQGQNSRIDARTDLFALGGIVFEMISGMTPFGGGSLAQIIYRVVHEPPVSLATLMPELPENVTRAVARALEKKPENRHPDVASFIAELTGTTLQSLPETEEQIAARTFSRTKRPSGVALPSVAPSDEDALGATMAPAANKGPGTGRFGADALAASDDIGFDATMAPRASGTVPYGQQPQVAGGTMGFGATQLPGSGVGSSGVALPSPGVPAQSPGSYSGQQVAHGHGTGQHVMPGSMGGQQAVPGSFGGQQAVPGSLPGAMVVPQGQPLAPVSVTGQPGMPGPMTLPSGPVAPQKSRVLPIAGAAALILGAVGLGWWLRPPPPVVAQPAVVNAAPPPSPPPTVAPPPVAPPPTQPSTPVVAQQDVPPPVPKADPPPKQKAPGTTKDPQGPAFNPPNEASRAALAEAREAVAAGDLTKAIARAKRSYSDGPNLAAYLLLTETYCRQKDLGGARTYWNLLPGNLKRKAEQECMHYEVDLSL encoded by the coding sequence ATGACGCGCTCGGCTGACGGTGAGCTGCACATCGATTCGGTCCTCCGGAACACCTACAAAGTCGTCTCCGTGTTGGGTCGGGGCGGCATGGGTTCGGTGTTCCTGGCCCAGCACCTGCGGCTTCCCGGCAAGCAGGTCGCGGTGAAGGTGCTGCGGGTGGGTGACCACGTGGGGCCGGACCTCCACGTGAGGTTCCGGCGCGAGGCGGAGATCGCCTCCCGGCTGGGGCACCCGAACATCGTGGAGGTGCTGGACTTCGACACGCTGGAGGACGGCAGTCCGTTCCTGGTGCTGGAGTACCTGCGCGGGGAGAGCCTCGCGGACCGGCTGCGGCGCGGGCGGCTGTCGCTGGAGGAGGTCTTCTCCTTCACGCGGCAGATGGGCTCCGCGCTGCAGACGGCGCACCGCGCGGGCATCGTGCACCGCGACCTCAAGCCCGCGAACATCTTCCTGGTGCCCACGGACTCCGGCGGCGTGGTGGGCGAGCGCGTGAAGCTGCTCGACTTCGGCATCTCCAAGGTCATGTCGTCGGAGACGCTCCAGACGCAGGAGGCGGTGCTCATCGGGACGCCGCAGTACATGTCGCCGGAGCAGGCGCAGGGGCAGAACAGCCGCATCGACGCGCGCACGGACCTGTTCGCGCTGGGCGGCATCGTGTTCGAGATGATCTCCGGGATGACGCCCTTTGGTGGCGGGTCGCTCGCGCAGATCATCTACCGCGTGGTGCATGAGCCGCCGGTGTCGCTCGCCACGCTGATGCCGGAGCTGCCGGAGAACGTCACGCGGGCGGTGGCGCGGGCGTTGGAGAAGAAGCCGGAGAACCGCCATCCGGACGTCGCGTCGTTCATCGCGGAGCTCACGGGGACGACGCTCCAGTCGCTGCCGGAGACCGAGGAGCAGATCGCGGCCCGGACCTTCTCGCGCACGAAGCGGCCCTCGGGTGTGGCGCTGCCCTCCGTGGCGCCGAGCGACGAGGACGCGCTGGGCGCCACGATGGCACCGGCGGCGAACAAGGGGCCGGGGACGGGCCGCTTTGGAGCGGACGCGCTCGCGGCGTCGGATGACATCGGCTTCGACGCGACGATGGCGCCCCGAGCCAGCGGCACGGTCCCGTACGGCCAGCAGCCGCAGGTGGCGGGCGGCACGATGGGCTTCGGCGCCACGCAGCTGCCCGGGAGCGGCGTGGGGAGCTCGGGCGTGGCCCTGCCGTCGCCGGGTGTCCCCGCGCAGTCTCCAGGAAGCTACAGCGGCCAGCAGGTCGCCCATGGCCATGGCACGGGCCAGCACGTCATGCCGGGCAGCATGGGCGGACAGCAGGCCGTGCCTGGAAGCTTCGGTGGACAGCAGGCCGTGCCGGGCAGTCTCCCGGGAGCCATGGTCGTTCCCCAGGGTCAGCCGCTCGCCCCGGTGAGCGTCACGGGGCAGCCGGGAATGCCCGGTCCGATGACGTTGCCTTCAGGCCCGGTCGCCCCACAGAAGTCGCGCGTGCTCCCCATCGCGGGCGCCGCCGCGCTGATCCTCGGTGCCGTGGGGCTCGGGTGGTGGCTGCGGCCTCCGCCGCCGGTCGTGGCGCAGCCCGCTGTCGTGAACGCGGCCCCGCCTCCTTCTCCCCCGCCGACCGTGGCCCCGCCCCCCGTGGCTCCCCCGCCGACCCAGCCCTCGACGCCCGTCGTGGCACAGCAGGACGTGCCCCCGCCTGTTCCCAAGGCGGATCCGCCGCCGAAGCAGAAGGCCCCCGGCACCACGAAGGATCCCCAGGGACCGGCCTTCAATCCTCCGAACGAGGCGTCTCGCGCGGCCCTCGCCGAAGCACGCGAGGCGGTTGCCGCGGGCGACCTGACCAAGGCCATCGCGCGGGCCAAGCGCAGCTACAGCGATGGTCCGAACCTCGCGGCCTACCTGCTGCTGACCGAGACCTACTGCCGGCAGAAGGACCTCGGGGGAGCGCGCACGTACTGGAACCTGCTGCCCGGCAACCTGAAACGAAAGGCCGAGCAGGAGTGTATGCACTACGAAGTCGACCTGTCGTTGTGA